Sequence from the Methanosarcinales archaeon genome:
TCAATCAACTCATTTTTACCTGAAACTCTAATTCCTCTTAACATGCTTCTGGTCATTTTACTAAATAAACTCTCAATAATATTCAGCCAGGAAGCATGTTTTGGAGTAAAAACAAATTCAAATCTTTGCGGGACAGTTTCGAGATGTTTTTGAGTTTCTTTTGACGTATGCACTTTAAGGTTATCAAGAATTACAACAATTTTTATTTTTTTGGGTTAATATGAATCCATTTCTTTTAGAAATTCGATGAATTCAATACTCCGATGTTTATCTCGTATCTTGTAATGAATTACTCCGGTCAATAGATCAATTCCAGCCAGTAATGAAAGGGTTCCATATCGAACATATTCATAATCACGCGATATTGTTGGATGTTTTCCTTCTACTGGCATTAAATCTGGATGTTTATTACCAATCGACTGTATTCCTGGTTTTTCATCATACGAAACGATTGCCATGTCGACATCACCCCCTTCAGAGTTTATTTTTTTCAATAATTCCACTTTTTTGTAAGTATGCAATACAGTAACGTTTTTCGAATCAAAATCCGGATCTACTTGACGAATATAAGACGAAATTTTATGAGGTTTTATGTTACTTTCCCCAAGAATTTTAGATATTGTTACAGAAGAAATCTTTGAAACTTCAGGAAATCCCATTGCTATACATTTTTTTTGAATATGTTCAGCTAACAATTTATGTGTCCAGAGTTCATGTGGATATCCAACATCCTTTGGTTTCATGCTGTCAATGGCGGTCTAAAAATCCCCACTTTACAATTTTTGGTGAAAGCACCAAATATTGTTATCAATGTTAGAAATGGAGGAATGGCTAATGGTAAGAGATTTACATACACGAGGAATGAACATCACTCAGATATCCAAAAAAACAGGATATGAAGGACTGCAATCAATTGACGCGGTACCTGAATATTTCTTAATCCGGGAAGAAACAAGGAAGATTGCGTGATGTTCAAGATTAACCAGTTCCAGGTAGAACTTGATCAGCTGGTCCATGAGTTCTTTGGGGACGTTATACAGGTTGCCCATAAGCTCAAGGTTTTCTCGTGCAGTCAGATCAGGGTAAAGACTGTGTTGCTGGGGAACGATGCCTATGAACTGCCTGATCTTATTAGGGTCCTTTTGCACATCGTAGGATGCGACCCTGATGGTTCCTTCGGTGGGTTTTATCAATGTGGTCAGCATTGCGAAAGTGGTTGATTTGCCTGCTCCATTAGGTCCTATCATACCGAAAATCTCCCCTTGCAGTATTTCAAAACTGATATTGTCCACTGCTACTATTTTCCTTTTCCGTGCCGAAAACACCTTGACCAGGTTCCTGACCTCAATGAGCGGTTCGATATTACAAAACCCCCTAACTATGCCGTTAATTTCTCCTTCTTCTAACTGCGATCATAACCAGTATTATTGAAATTGTTAATAGAACTTCAAAAGCCGGGCTTTTTGGTGTTTCTGTTGAAGGAGTTGATACCACCACAGTGACTCGAAATTCCTGAGACGGTGCACCACAGGGAGGTAGTTCATTTCTGCAGAGGGGATCACCTACAGCCATCAAGGTGGTACTACCTGGATTATGAGCTTCGAATAACCCCTGAGCACCCCTTACAACCAGCACGTTTAGGACACGACTTATTATGGTTTGATCTTCTACTGTGACATTCCAGTCATAGTCCTCACCCAGATTTAGCAGGAATCGTTCTCCGAATTGAAGGCTAATTGTCTGACCATTCTCATCAAGAGTGATAATTTTTTCTTCAGGTGGGGTCTGTGCAACTCCCGTGCCTATTGATAGCCAGATTATTATTCCGCAAAGTATTGAATAAATTAATAATTTATTATATAACCTCACTAAACTCCCCTAGAATAATATATAGTTTCTATTAAGTTAAAAAGTTTTTCTAATATCCGATTGCAAAGAGGTGACAGGTGGGATACTGGATGTGGAAACTGATGCGGTAAAAGCAGTGGATGGAATACTCGCACATATCGAGGAGAAACGAAAGAAACTCGGGATTTGAGAAGATATGCATCTGATTTATTCTGACAATGGAGTCAGAATTGCATTTTTTCAATTTTTGTTTCAAGGTAATGAATTAAGGCGAAAAGCTTATTAATTTATATATCGAGTATATATTGGGGAGGAAAAACTTGAATACCAAACAAACAAGCGAAAAAATAAAAATTATAGAAGAAGGAATAAGATATCTCT
This genomic interval carries:
- a CDS encoding ATP-binding cassette domain-containing protein, whose product is MDNISFEILQGEIFGMIGPNGAGKSTTFAMLTTLIKPTEGTIRVASYDVQKDPNKIRQFIGIVPQQHSLYPDLTARENLELMGNLYNVPKELMDQLIKFYLELVNLEHHAIFLVSSRIKKYSGTASIDCSPSYPVFLDI
- a CDS encoding transposase, which encodes MHTSKETQKHLETVPQRFEFVFTPKHASWLNIIESLFSKMTRSMLRGIRVSGKNELI